From Brevibacillus marinus, a single genomic window includes:
- a CDS encoding SH3 domain-containing protein — MFSRLTHLAAAIGLLFSLSVPASVGAANAANVQVMVDKLNVRSGPGLDHAVISSVTAEMKLPVLAEQENWFQVQLPDGQTGWVAGSFVQPLAGGASQIESSVTNLNVRSGPGQSHAVVSQINPGQAYPVVAQNGQWFQIQLPDGQTGWVAGWLVKETASAAAQQAEQADSVQPAQIPAQPAAGVQTLPVPGQPSPATAAVSADSTGPQPAAPLPTSVTITLAALTNVHNDDDPQAPVIGQLSAGDSIAAIPQENGWLQITYDGAVAWIRPGSEGGGGLPAAAVNPPPAGQPTVIVEVSNLILRSQPTTASERITLLDKGTSLRVLAAEGDWYQVQTPGGQIGWVAGWLVNEVLSPAAASAQPTVTILNPQTNIRSGPSTESAVLARAEAGEVFPLVQTEGDWFQIRLPDGTLGYVASWIVKVDPMPGLSGEKPLQGKVIVVDPGHGGEDNGATGTSFSTLEKVINLQVAKLLKNKLEAAGATVILTRSDDRKVSLQERVDIAVRNKADLFVSIHHNSHPSSQTNGTIVFYYDQGESSKLASLVQTEIVKATQYKDLNARFGNYHVLRENPVVSILAEIAFLSNYEDERRLRTAEHQDQAAEGIYRGIVRYFQ; from the coding sequence GTGTTTTCTCGCCTTACGCACTTGGCGGCAGCGATCGGCCTGCTCTTCAGCCTGTCCGTGCCTGCTTCCGTGGGGGCGGCAAACGCTGCGAACGTGCAGGTCATGGTGGACAAGCTGAATGTCCGTTCCGGCCCCGGTCTCGACCATGCGGTCATCTCCAGCGTGACGGCGGAGATGAAGCTGCCCGTGCTCGCTGAGCAGGAGAACTGGTTCCAGGTACAACTGCCGGACGGGCAGACCGGTTGGGTGGCCGGTTCGTTCGTCCAACCGCTTGCCGGGGGCGCCTCCCAGATCGAAAGCAGCGTGACCAACCTGAATGTGCGCAGCGGGCCGGGGCAGTCCCACGCCGTTGTCAGCCAGATCAATCCGGGCCAAGCTTACCCTGTGGTGGCGCAAAACGGGCAGTGGTTCCAGATTCAGCTGCCGGACGGGCAGACCGGTTGGGTGGCGGGGTGGCTGGTCAAAGAGACGGCGTCTGCGGCAGCGCAGCAAGCGGAGCAGGCGGATTCCGTTCAGCCTGCCCAAATCCCCGCACAGCCGGCGGCAGGCGTTCAGACGCTACCCGTTCCCGGGCAACCCTCCCCCGCGACTGCTGCCGTCTCAGCTGACAGCACCGGTCCACAACCGGCGGCACCGCTGCCGACGTCCGTCACGATCACCCTGGCAGCGCTGACCAATGTACATAACGACGACGATCCGCAAGCACCGGTGATCGGGCAGTTGAGCGCCGGCGACTCGATTGCGGCGATACCGCAAGAGAACGGCTGGCTCCAGATTACGTACGACGGGGCGGTCGCCTGGATCCGGCCAGGAAGCGAGGGAGGCGGTGGTTTGCCCGCCGCTGCCGTCAATCCCCCGCCTGCTGGCCAGCCGACCGTTATCGTTGAGGTGTCCAATCTGATCCTGCGCAGCCAGCCAACCACCGCAAGCGAACGCATAACCTTGCTGGACAAAGGGACAAGCCTGCGCGTTCTCGCGGCGGAAGGAGACTGGTACCAGGTACAAACGCCAGGCGGTCAAATCGGCTGGGTGGCCGGCTGGCTGGTCAACGAAGTGCTCAGCCCCGCAGCGGCAAGTGCACAGCCCACGGTGACGATCTTGAACCCGCAGACCAACATCCGCTCCGGTCCGAGTACGGAGAGTGCCGTGCTCGCCCGTGCGGAGGCAGGGGAAGTGTTCCCGCTTGTCCAGACGGAAGGCGATTGGTTTCAGATCAGGCTGCCTGACGGCACGCTCGGCTACGTGGCCAGCTGGATTGTCAAAGTCGATCCCATGCCCGGGCTGAGTGGGGAGAAGCCGTTGCAGGGCAAGGTAATCGTCGTTGACCCCGGTCACGGCGGTGAAGATAACGGGGCCACCGGAACCAGCTTCTCAACCCTGGAAAAAGTGATCAACCTGCAAGTGGCCAAACTGCTGAAGAACAAACTGGAAGCAGCCGGCGCCACCGTCATCCTGACGCGCAGCGACGATCGCAAAGTAAGCCTGCAGGAACGCGTAGATATCGCCGTGCGAAACAAAGCAGATCTGTTCGTCAGCATTCACCACAATTCTCACCCCAGTTCGCAGACCAATGGCACGATCGTTTTCTACTACGACCAGGGGGAATCAAGCAAACTGGCCTCGCTCGTGCAAACGGAGATCGTCAAGGCGACCCAGTACAAGGATCTCAACGCCCGCTTCGGCAATTATCACGTGCTGCGGGAAAACCCGGTTGTTTCCATCCTCGCGGAAATCGCCTTTTTGTCCAATTACGAAGACGAAAGGCGCCTCCGCACCGCCGAGCACCAGGATCAGGCGGCGGAAGGCATCTACCGCGGAATCGTCCGTTACTTTCAGTGA
- a CDS encoding aspartyl-phosphate phosphatase Spo0E family protein, with amino-acid sequence MEQRLQADRVDGAETRVKHKGKVTPFTPLHTEQSESPNKVRYLYLKKRPVYYQVPAAAPDAAHTAQVDESRLRGIVEELSLQLRALVAEKGFADQAVVELSQTLDVYIVQLQRMIRQKATASVQSN; translated from the coding sequence ATGGAACAGCGCTTGCAAGCAGATCGCGTTGATGGTGCAGAAACACGTGTTAAACATAAAGGGAAAGTGACTCCCTTCACCCCTCTTCACACGGAACAAAGCGAAAGCCCGAACAAGGTACGATACCTCTATCTAAAAAAACGCCCTGTATACTATCAAGTACCAGCAGCAGCACCGGACGCTGCCCACACGGCACAGGTCGACGAATCGAGACTGCGCGGCATCGTGGAGGAATTGTCCCTGCAGCTGCGTGCCCTGGTTGCCGAGAAAGGATTTGCCGATCAAGCCGTGGTCGAACTCAGTCAAACGCTGGATGTATACATTGTGCAGCTGCAGCGCATGATCCGCCAAAAAGCGACTGCTTCGGTCCAGTCAAACTAA
- the dacB gene encoding D-alanyl-D-alanine carboxypeptidase/D-alanyl-D-alanine endopeptidase produces the protein MRVKKGTYFTWLIVWLLLFPHFVQPHAASAAQETESRQLAAHIDKLLAKLAEEPESRGMTVGIAVYNLATKQYLYAHQQDKLFVPASILKLFVTVAALERLGPDYRFKTEVYAAGPLTPGGVLAGDLVLKGYGDPSFSPEDLTALVEKLRDAGVKRISGGIKVDESYFDDVRLGPAWMWDDEVYGYSAQLSGLTLNRNAVTLTIAANQEIGAAPTLTMVPANDYVTIENEVKMVEGQEADLTYARPRGQNTITVRGTLGVQGEAVEEPLAVDDPALFVGNALKHQLAAAGIALHPRVAVEKVQLSEGTPLVTHYSRPLGELLQELNKESDNFYAEALLKTLGAERKGEGSFAAGCEVVAEVLREAKIAGYRQVDGSGLSRLNLVTPDQLVKLLAYVQEQEYKQIFEASLPIAGVDGTLKNRFLETPAANRLLAKTGSMSGVNGLSGYVTAANGEKLAFAILANGIYKSQYARELQDSIGTLLARYPYLDEAEPFTPPPPQRYELAPLLDPLVQQVENSGATAGLMVKSLDRADEAALLYAHNADKLLTPAANSQLLTTLAALRELGADYRFRTELYVNGPIRPGGVLAGDLIVKGYGDPTLHTDDSAPALKGVSLEEMVERISAAGIRVIQGELIVDDLYFDDQRLGLGWTWDEESSEANAQIAALSANRGTVRIDYRPGKRIGDKVELTLTPQTEYVEIVNEAKTAAADADNTFSITRVRGQNVIRVTGNLPLSQAAGQRRIAVEDPALYMGTLLQEKLREAGIKTIRPTVKRGEVPAGSSRLAVFSSPPLAEILAYLNKHNDHHYAEMIAKALGAEKRGEGSTAAGLAVVYASAAALGVEETFDLFDASGLTRYNQIAPSQLLAALEGMADEQEFALYLESLPVAGADGTLSDRMKGTSAENNLRAKSGALLGVSALSGYVTARSGERLAFSFIVNGYTGDAEQLKAVEERIAIALANYERGETASLLPLFLQISQDRPAVSRL, from the coding sequence TTGCGTGTCAAAAAGGGGACGTATTTTACCTGGTTGATCGTCTGGCTGCTGCTCTTTCCCCATTTCGTCCAGCCGCATGCCGCCAGCGCCGCGCAGGAAACGGAATCCCGCCAGTTGGCGGCCCACATCGACAAGCTGCTCGCCAAGCTTGCGGAGGAGCCGGAAAGCCGCGGGATGACAGTCGGCATCGCCGTGTACAATTTGGCGACCAAACAGTATTTGTATGCCCACCAACAGGACAAGTTGTTCGTTCCCGCATCCATTCTCAAGCTGTTCGTCACTGTGGCTGCCCTGGAACGACTGGGGCCCGATTATCGGTTTAAGACCGAGGTGTACGCCGCCGGCCCATTGACGCCGGGCGGAGTCCTGGCGGGCGATCTCGTGCTGAAAGGGTACGGCGATCCTTCTTTTTCGCCCGAAGACCTGACAGCGCTTGTGGAGAAGCTGCGCGATGCGGGCGTCAAGCGGATCAGCGGGGGAATCAAAGTGGACGAAAGCTACTTTGACGATGTTCGCTTGGGACCCGCGTGGATGTGGGATGACGAGGTGTACGGCTACAGTGCCCAGTTGAGCGGCCTGACCTTGAATCGAAACGCCGTCACCCTGACCATCGCCGCGAATCAGGAGATCGGCGCCGCGCCCACCCTGACGATGGTACCGGCAAACGACTACGTGACGATCGAAAACGAGGTGAAGATGGTAGAAGGACAGGAGGCTGACCTTACCTACGCAAGGCCGCGCGGCCAGAACACGATCACCGTGCGCGGCACGCTTGGCGTTCAGGGCGAAGCGGTGGAGGAACCGCTGGCAGTGGACGACCCGGCCTTGTTTGTCGGCAACGCCCTGAAGCATCAGCTGGCAGCTGCGGGAATCGCGCTGCATCCGCGGGTGGCGGTGGAAAAAGTGCAGCTGAGTGAGGGGACGCCGCTGGTTACGCATTACTCCCGGCCGCTTGGCGAACTGCTGCAAGAGCTGAACAAGGAAAGCGACAACTTTTATGCGGAGGCGCTGCTGAAAACGCTGGGCGCGGAGCGGAAAGGGGAAGGCAGCTTTGCCGCGGGCTGTGAAGTGGTCGCGGAAGTGCTGCGGGAGGCGAAGATCGCAGGTTACCGGCAGGTCGACGGATCGGGACTCTCCCGCTTGAACCTGGTCACCCCGGATCAGCTGGTCAAGCTGTTGGCCTATGTGCAGGAACAGGAGTACAAGCAGATCTTTGAGGCCTCCCTGCCGATTGCGGGAGTGGACGGGACGTTGAAAAACCGCTTCTTGGAGACACCGGCAGCCAACCGTTTGCTCGCCAAAACGGGGAGCATGAGCGGCGTCAACGGCCTGAGCGGTTACGTTACCGCGGCAAATGGAGAGAAACTGGCGTTTGCGATCCTCGCGAACGGCATTTACAAGTCCCAGTACGCCCGGGAACTTCAGGACAGCATCGGGACGCTGTTGGCCCGCTATCCGTACCTGGACGAAGCGGAGCCATTCACGCCGCCCCCACCACAACGGTACGAACTGGCGCCGCTGCTCGATCCGCTCGTGCAGCAGGTGGAAAACAGCGGCGCTACGGCAGGGCTGATGGTCAAATCGCTGGATCGTGCGGACGAAGCGGCGCTGCTCTATGCGCACAACGCGGACAAACTGCTGACGCCCGCTGCCAACAGTCAACTGCTGACCACGCTGGCCGCCCTGCGGGAGCTGGGAGCGGATTACCGCTTCCGGACAGAACTGTACGTCAATGGGCCGATTCGCCCCGGCGGCGTACTCGCTGGCGATTTGATCGTCAAAGGATACGGGGACCCCACGCTGCACACCGACGACAGCGCGCCGGCACTGAAAGGCGTCTCCCTCGAGGAGATGGTGGAGCGGATCAGCGCCGCCGGCATTCGCGTCATCCAGGGTGAGCTGATCGTCGACGATCTTTACTTTGACGATCAGCGGCTCGGCCTGGGCTGGACCTGGGACGAGGAAAGCAGCGAGGCCAATGCGCAGATCGCTGCTCTTTCCGCAAACCGGGGAACCGTGCGAATCGACTATCGACCGGGCAAGCGGATTGGCGACAAGGTGGAGCTGACCCTGACGCCGCAGACCGAGTATGTGGAGATCGTCAACGAAGCAAAAACGGCGGCAGCGGATGCGGACAATACGTTTTCCATCACCCGCGTGCGCGGTCAGAACGTCATCCGGGTCACGGGGAATTTGCCGCTTTCCCAGGCGGCCGGCCAGCGGAGGATAGCCGTGGAGGATCCCGCGCTCTACATGGGGACGCTGCTGCAGGAGAAGCTGCGCGAAGCGGGGATCAAAACGATACGGCCAACCGTAAAGCGCGGAGAAGTTCCGGCGGGAAGCAGCAGGCTGGCGGTGTTCAGCTCCCCGCCGCTTGCTGAGATCCTGGCTTATCTCAACAAACACAATGACCACCACTATGCGGAGATGATCGCGAAAGCGCTCGGCGCCGAGAAGCGGGGGGAGGGGAGCACCGCTGCCGGTCTGGCTGTCGTATACGCGTCAGCAGCTGCGCTCGGCGTGGAGGAAACGTTTGACTTGTTCGACGCTTCCGGACTGACCCGCTACAACCAGATCGCGCCAAGCCAGCTCTTGGCCGCGCTGGAAGGGATGGCCGATGAACAGGAGTTTGCGCTCTATTTGGAATCATTGCCCGTTGCCGGTGCGGACGGAACACTGAGTGACAGAATGAAGGGAACGAGTGCGGAAAACAACCTGCGAGCCAAGTCGGGAGCGTTGCTCGGAGTCAGCGCTCTTTCCGGCTACGTCACGGCCCGGTCGGGCGAACGGTTGGCTTTTTCCTTCATCGTGAACGGATACACCGGCGATGCCGAGCAGCTGAAAGCGGTGGAAGAGCGGATCGCGATTGCCCTCGCCAATTACGAGCGGGGCGAAACGGCTTCCCTGCTGCCGCTTTTTCTGCAAATCAGCCAGGATCGGCCAGCCGTTTCGCGGCTGTAA
- the dtd gene encoding D-aminoacyl-tRNA deacylase, which yields MRVVVQRTRQASVEVNGEIVGRIDHGLLLLVGITHADTEKDVEFIAEKLAHLRIFEDEEGKLNRSVLEVGGQILSVSQFTLYGDCRKGRRPNFMAAARPEHAEPLYDLLNEKLREKGLTVETGRFGALMQVHLVNDGPVTLIVES from the coding sequence ATGCGCGTCGTGGTACAACGAACGCGGCAGGCCAGCGTGGAGGTAAACGGCGAGATCGTGGGCCGCATCGATCACGGCCTGCTGCTCTTGGTCGGGATTACCCACGCTGATACGGAAAAAGACGTGGAGTTCATCGCCGAAAAATTGGCCCATCTGCGGATTTTTGAAGATGAAGAAGGCAAGCTGAACCGAAGCGTGCTGGAGGTGGGCGGGCAGATCCTCTCCGTCTCGCAGTTCACCTTGTACGGCGACTGCCGCAAGGGGCGGCGCCCCAACTTTATGGCTGCCGCGCGGCCGGAGCACGCTGAACCTTTGTACGACCTGTTAAACGAGAAACTGCGGGAAAAGGGGTTAACGGTGGAAACAGGCCGTTTCGGCGCGCTGATGCAGGTCCATTTGGTCAACGACGGGCCGGTCACGCTGATCGTCGAGAGCTGA
- a CDS encoding RelA/SpoT family protein, which translates to MTTGIDEVLQKAASYLSEADVQLLERAYRLAEKAHEGQVRKSGVPYIMHPIAVANILAGLRMDAVTIAAGFLHDVVEDTDITLDYLREEFGPEVAALVDGVTKLERIKYKSKEEQLAENHRKMLVAMAQDIRVIMIKLADRLHNMRTLKHMPEEKQREISDETLEIFAPLAHRLGIASVKWELEDISLRYLKPQQYYRIVNLMQKKRAEREAYIEEAAAAIKEKLKELNIEAEISGRPKHIYSIYKKMVTQNKQFNEIYDLLALRIIVNDIRDCYAVLGIVHTLWKPMPGRFKDYIAMPKPNMYQSLHTTVIGPKGEPLEVQIRTWDMHRTAEIGIAAHWAYKEGKGVVQGSFEEKLGSLREMIQGGQEEAPNAKEFIETLKHDLFSDMVYVFTPKGDVVELPKGSVPLDFAYRIHSAVGNRTIGAKVNGKIVPLDHPLKTGDIVEILTSKHSYGPSQDWLKIAKTAHARNKIRQWFKREKREENVAKGQQMIEAEIKARGFDPKEVMTEENLQEAAAKYNFQGQEDMFAAVGYSGISAAQIVTRLTEKLRRDREEQQTVADLKQSGTAVQQHGRRESGVRVKGTDNLLTRLSRCCTPVPGDDIIGFITRGRGISIHRRDCPNIRSETCTERLIDVDWEGDLSQVYNVDIEITGQDRSGLLNDVLQTLAASKTNITAVSGKADKNRVATIHMTIAIHNLDHLMKVVEQIKRIKDIYSVRRILNT; encoded by the coding sequence ATGACGACGGGCATCGATGAGGTTCTGCAAAAAGCGGCGAGTTATTTGTCGGAAGCGGACGTTCAGCTGTTGGAACGCGCTTATCGACTCGCGGAAAAGGCGCACGAAGGACAGGTGCGCAAATCGGGTGTGCCTTACATCATGCACCCGATCGCCGTGGCTAACATTCTCGCTGGCCTGCGCATGGATGCGGTCACGATCGCGGCTGGATTTTTACATGACGTTGTCGAAGATACGGACATCACGCTTGACTACCTCCGCGAAGAGTTTGGTCCCGAGGTCGCCGCACTTGTCGATGGTGTAACCAAACTGGAACGAATCAAATACAAATCCAAGGAAGAGCAACTGGCCGAGAACCACCGCAAGATGCTGGTGGCAATGGCCCAAGATATACGCGTCATCATGATCAAACTGGCTGACCGGCTGCATAACATGCGCACGCTCAAACACATGCCGGAAGAGAAACAGCGGGAGATTTCCGACGAAACGCTGGAAATCTTCGCGCCGCTTGCCCACCGCCTGGGGATCGCTTCGGTTAAATGGGAATTGGAAGACATTTCGCTTCGCTATCTGAAGCCGCAGCAGTACTACCGGATCGTCAACCTGATGCAGAAAAAGCGGGCGGAACGGGAGGCGTACATCGAGGAAGCGGCCGCGGCGATCAAAGAGAAATTGAAAGAGCTGAACATTGAAGCGGAAATTTCCGGCAGACCCAAGCACATCTACAGCATTTACAAAAAGATGGTCACCCAGAACAAGCAGTTTAACGAGATTTACGACCTGTTGGCGCTGCGGATCATCGTGAATGACATCCGCGACTGCTACGCCGTGCTGGGGATTGTCCATACGCTGTGGAAGCCGATGCCCGGCCGCTTCAAGGACTACATCGCCATGCCCAAACCGAACATGTACCAATCCCTGCATACGACGGTCATCGGCCCCAAGGGGGAACCGCTGGAAGTCCAGATTCGCACCTGGGACATGCACCGCACGGCAGAAATCGGGATTGCCGCGCACTGGGCGTACAAAGAAGGAAAAGGCGTCGTCCAGGGATCGTTTGAAGAAAAACTGGGCAGCTTGCGGGAAATGATTCAGGGCGGCCAGGAAGAGGCACCGAACGCCAAGGAGTTTATTGAGACGCTCAAGCATGACCTGTTCTCCGACATGGTCTATGTGTTCACACCCAAGGGTGATGTGGTCGAGCTGCCGAAGGGCTCGGTTCCCCTTGATTTCGCCTACCGGATTCATTCGGCGGTGGGCAACCGAACGATCGGCGCCAAAGTGAACGGGAAAATTGTGCCGCTCGACCATCCGCTCAAGACCGGCGACATCGTCGAGATTTTGACATCCAAACATTCGTACGGTCCCAGCCAGGACTGGTTGAAGATTGCCAAGACGGCTCACGCCCGCAACAAAATCCGCCAGTGGTTCAAGCGGGAAAAGCGGGAAGAAAACGTGGCCAAAGGCCAGCAGATGATCGAAGCGGAGATCAAGGCGCGCGGCTTTGATCCCAAAGAAGTGATGACGGAGGAGAACCTGCAGGAAGCGGCTGCCAAGTACAATTTTCAGGGGCAGGAGGACATGTTTGCCGCGGTGGGCTACAGCGGCATCAGTGCGGCGCAAATTGTGACCAGGTTGACGGAAAAATTGCGCCGTGACCGCGAAGAGCAGCAAACGGTGGCGGATCTGAAGCAGTCGGGAACGGCCGTCCAGCAGCACGGGCGACGGGAAAGCGGGGTACGGGTAAAAGGGACCGACAACCTGTTGACGCGTCTTTCGCGCTGTTGTACACCCGTCCCGGGAGACGATATCATCGGCTTCATCACCCGCGGCAGGGGGATTTCCATTCACCGCCGCGATTGTCCCAACATCCGCTCGGAAACCTGTACGGAACGATTGATTGATGTGGATTGGGAAGGAGATCTCAGCCAGGTCTACAACGTGGATATCGAAATTACCGGGCAAGATCGCAGTGGACTGTTGAATGACGTCCTGCAGACGCTGGCGGCTTCCAAAACGAACATCACCGCGGTCAGCGGCAAAGCGGACAAAAATCGGGTAGCCACGATCCACATGACGATCGCGATCCACAACCTGGACCATTTGATGAAAGTGGTGGAGCAAATTAAACGGATCAAAGATATCTACTCGGTCAGACGGATTCTCAATACCTGA
- a CDS encoding ISNCY family transposase — MTREELKRVAVIDRLIQKTITTRQAADLLGLSTRQVYRLKNRMRKEGAEGLIHKNRGRKPKHALSDKQREAIMALYQSERYKGSNDHHFAELLREYEGIQVSPSTIRRIRKEAQLPAAKKRRPPQAHRPRERKAQAGMLIQIDASLHPWLEERAPSFALLAAIDDATGKVVGALFRPTEDLEGYFLVMKQVIREHGIPMAVYSDRHTIFRSPKESLTIEQELAGEQTSLSQFGQAMAELGITHSKARTPEAKGRIERLWQTFQDRLVIELRLRGINTLEEANAVLPELIAKHNQRFSVTPANEASVFAPVDESCNLDHVLCYREHRIVGKGETLSYAGKTYGIASGNRWEMIPPKTRVQVRKTLSGELFAWYKGQLFALREVAKAVQPVQAKEKASSTSSRRKPAANHPWRQAWVNNNTSSIAQKAAVSEQT, encoded by the coding sequence TTGACGAGAGAAGAACTGAAACGCGTAGCCGTAATCGATCGACTGATTCAGAAAACCATCACTACTCGCCAAGCCGCCGACCTGCTTGGGTTGAGCACTCGGCAGGTATATCGGCTGAAAAACAGAATGCGCAAGGAAGGAGCAGAAGGATTGATTCATAAAAATCGAGGGAGAAAACCCAAACACGCCCTCTCGGACAAGCAACGTGAAGCCATTATGGCGTTATACCAAAGCGAACGGTACAAAGGCAGCAACGACCATCATTTTGCCGAGTTATTGCGGGAATACGAGGGGATACAGGTAAGCCCCTCAACCATACGTCGTATTCGCAAAGAGGCTCAACTGCCTGCCGCCAAAAAACGCCGCCCTCCCCAAGCGCATCGGCCCCGGGAGCGGAAAGCACAAGCAGGTATGCTGATCCAAATAGATGCCTCGTTACACCCTTGGCTGGAGGAGCGTGCTCCCTCTTTCGCCCTTTTAGCTGCGATCGATGACGCAACAGGCAAGGTGGTGGGAGCCTTATTTCGCCCCACGGAGGATTTAGAAGGCTATTTTTTGGTGATGAAACAGGTGATCCGAGAGCACGGCATACCCATGGCGGTGTATTCGGATCGCCACACGATCTTTCGATCGCCGAAAGAGTCGCTCACGATCGAGCAGGAACTGGCAGGTGAGCAAACGTCCTTATCCCAATTTGGACAAGCAATGGCGGAACTGGGAATCACGCACAGCAAAGCGCGGACGCCGGAGGCAAAAGGACGAATTGAACGGTTGTGGCAGACGTTTCAAGACCGATTGGTCATTGAGTTACGTTTACGCGGGATCAACACACTGGAAGAGGCGAACGCTGTTCTTCCGGAGTTGATAGCTAAACACAACCAACGGTTTTCGGTGACTCCGGCGAACGAAGCGAGCGTGTTTGCCCCTGTTGATGAAAGCTGTAATCTCGACCATGTGTTATGCTACCGGGAGCATCGTATTGTCGGAAAGGGGGAGACGCTGTCGTACGCAGGCAAAACGTATGGGATTGCTTCCGGCAACCGATGGGAGATGATCCCTCCGAAAACGCGGGTACAAGTTCGAAAGACACTGTCTGGTGAATTGTTTGCCTGGTATAAAGGTCAACTTTTTGCTCTACGTGAGGTGGCCAAAGCGGTTCAGCCGGTGCAAGCAAAAGAAAAAGCGAGCTCAACGTCTTCACGTCGTAAGCCCGCTGCCAATCACCCATGGCGTCAAGCCTGGGTCAACAACAACACATCCAGTATAGCACAGAAGGCAGCGGTAAGCGAGCAAACGTAG
- a CDS encoding adenine phosphoribosyltransferase has protein sequence MNFKEHIRVIPDFPQPGIRFKDITTLLQKGEVYRAAIDQLAAYARTLQIDVIAGPEARGFVVGAPLAYALGVGFIPVRKAGKLPYESIQAEYSLEYGKDALAMHVDAIQRGQRVLIADDLLATGGTIATTVKLVEQLGGVVAGAAFLIELTYLNGRDKLGDIPIHALVQY, from the coding sequence ATGAACTTTAAAGAACACATTCGCGTCATTCCAGATTTTCCGCAGCCCGGCATTCGCTTCAAGGATATTACCACGCTATTGCAAAAAGGCGAGGTGTATCGGGCGGCCATTGACCAGTTGGCTGCGTATGCCCGCACGCTGCAGATCGACGTGATCGCCGGACCGGAGGCGCGCGGTTTTGTCGTTGGCGCCCCGCTTGCTTACGCGCTGGGCGTCGGGTTCATTCCCGTGCGCAAGGCTGGCAAGCTGCCGTACGAATCGATCCAGGCCGAATACAGCCTGGAGTACGGCAAGGACGCGTTGGCCATGCATGTGGATGCGATCCAGCGAGGACAGCGGGTACTGATCGCGGACGACTTGTTGGCCACGGGCGGCACGATTGCCACCACGGTGAAACTGGTGGAGCAGTTGGGCGGGGTCGTGGCAGGGGCCGCATTCCTGATTGAACTTACCTACCTAAACGGCCGCGACAAGTTGGGCGATATTCCGATTCACGCCCTCGTGCAGTACTGA